The Daucus carota subsp. sativus chromosome 9, DH1 v3.0, whole genome shotgun sequence genome window below encodes:
- the LOC135149291 gene encoding putative pentatricopeptide repeat-containing protein At1g12700, mitochondrial, whose amino-acid sequence MRSLASLRPMLPFLRSAAESATTTCSLALFQFDAHFLMFSTKPNPKHPYVPHFPNTPHALLQQLLYEKSKVGFDKLDDALQVFDKMLLMKPMLPVLKFNQLLAALVKMKEYSVAVSLFRDMRVRSIPLNIYTFTTAINCFCHLNRVDFAFSLLAGIIKHGFVPSVVTYTTLIRGLISQDMLQEAQLLFQNLIRFQLIQPNVVTYNTIIDGICKRGNPSVAVKLFKNMEKKGCKPDTVTYTTLIDCLCKHRLVDQALGLLHQMTRKGISPDVITYNSLVQGLCDINRWHDVKQLLKEMDVRNISRDVFTYNILVDAYCKEGMIEDAEDVIELMIQRGHYPDVVTYSSLMDGYCLRGKVDKALVVFESMTRKGILPNTLSYNILINGYCRKKKVDRAIALFQHMPSEGLAPTIETYSTILQGFFHAGRHVEAREFFKEKMINQGVELNKVTCSILLHGLCQNCYVFEALSFFQILESRGLVPNVHVYTILINGLSKNGHLENARSLFDNLPAKGLRPNVKTYTVMIQAYCHEGLLDEANELFREMEANDCFPNDVTYNMLIRGCLQNKNYYEAGVLLDEMFGRGFAADASTASGLLDLLDVQEQDPTLLALCKKYLL is encoded by the coding sequence ATGAGGAGTCTCGCTTCCTTGAGACCAATGCTACCATTTCTACGATCTGCAGCTGAGTCTGCAACTACTACTTGTTCTCTCGCATTGTTTCAATTCGATGCTCATTTTCTTATGTTCTCCACTAAACCTAACCCCAAACACCCCTATGTTCCTCATTTTCCCAATACACCTCATGCGCTACTTCAGCAATTACTGTATGAGAAATCCAAGGTTGGTTTCGATAAACTCGACGATGCTCTccaagtgtttgataaaatgctcCTTATGAAGCCTATGCTTCCTGTTCTTAAATTTAATCAACTGCTAGCCGCCCTCGTTAAAATGAAAGAGTACTCTGTAGCTGTGTCTCTCTTTAGGGATATGCGTGTTCGAAGCATCCCCCTTAATATATATACCTTCACTACTGCCATTAACTGTTTCTGTCACTTGAATCGTGTCGATTTTGCCTTTTCACTATTGGCTGGAATCATCAAGCACGGTTTTGTGCCAAGTGTGGTGACTTATACCACTCTCATCAGGGGCCTTATTTCCCAAGATATGCTTCAAGAGGCTCAGCTTTTGTTCCAGAACCTCATCAGATTTCAACTTATTCAACCCAATGTTGTAACCTATAACACAATCATCGACGGCATCTGCAAGAGAGGGAATCCTTCGGTGGCTGTTAAGTTGTTCAAAAATATGGAGAAGAAAGGTTGCAAGCCTGATACCGTAACTTACACCACACTTATTGATTGTTTGTGTAAACATAGATTAGTTGATCAAGCATTGGGTCTTCTCCACCAAATGACAAGGAAAGGCATATCCCCAGATGTCATAACCTACAACTCCTTAGTTCAAGGTCTGTGTGACATTAATCGATGGCATGATGTCAAACAATTGCTCAAGGAGATGGATGTTAGGAACATTTCTCGAGATGTTTTTACTTACAATATATTGGTTGATGCGTATTGCAAGGAAGGAATGATTGAAGATGCAGAGGATGTGATAGAGTTGATGATTCAAAGAGGCCATTATCCTGATGTAGTCACTTACAGCTCACTAATGGATGGATACTGCTTGCGGGGAAAGGTTGATAAAGCATTAGTAGTGTTCGAAAGCATGACTAGAAAGGGAATACTGCCTAATACTCTTAGCTATAATATTCTGATCAACGGGTACTGTAGAAAGAAGAAAGTGGACAGAGCAATAGCTCTTTTTCAACATATGCCCTCTGAAGGTTTAGCCCCAACTATTGAGACTTACAGTACTATACTGCAAGGTTTTTTTCATGCGGGTAGACATGTTGAAGCACGTGAATTTTTTAAGGAAAAGATGATTAACCAAGGTGTTGAGTTAAATAAAGTGACATGCAGTATCTTGTTGCATGGTCTTTGCCAGAATTGTTATGTATTTGAAGCACTATCCTTTTTTCAAATACTGGAATCCCGTGGGTTAGTTCCTAATGTACATGTTTACACTATTCTGATTAATGGACTAAGCAAAAATGGACATCTCGAGAATGCAAGAAGCCTTTTTGACAACCTTCCTGCGAAAGGTTTGCGACCTAATGTCAAGACATACACAGTGATGATCCAAGCATATTGTCATGAAGGGTTATTGGATGAAGCAAATGAACTATTCAGGGAAATGGAAGCTAATGATTGCTTTCCTAATGATGTCACATACAACATGCTTATCCGCGGTTGTTTACAGAATAAGAATTACTATGAAGCAGGTGTACTCCTAGATGAAATGTTTGGTCGCGGCTTTGCAGCAGACGCATCTACTGCATCTGGTTTACTGGATTTACTTGATGTGCAAGAACAGGATCCTACTCTGCTTGCATTGTGCAAGAAGTACTTGCTGTAG